The genomic DNA ACTGCAAAAGCTGCAAAAGCATTTCCCATTATCATAGTAAATATTGCCATAGCAACACAATATCCAACTACTCCCATAAGTCTACTATCAGCTGGAATAATTCCACCCATAAATCCTGCTATTACCTCTCCAACTCCTGCTGCAGAAAATACTGCTCCTAAAGCTCCTAAAAGTTGAGGAAGTATTACAGTAGGACCCATTTGATGCAATATTCTACTAGAATCATATAGAAAATATGAAGGCTCTTCTTTTGTAACAATAAATGTTAGTATTACAGCAACTAACGAACCAAATCCCAATCCTACAAGTCCACCTAAAGAAGTAAATTGTGCAACAGCAAAAGCTACAACTCCAATTGACAATGCTGGTATAAATAGTTTATTTCCAATTTTTTTAGCTCTTTTTTCTCTTTTTTCTTCTGAACTATTAGATAGTGATCCTACCGCTACACTTTTTGTAACTGTTAAAATTCCCATAAATACCAAAATTCCACCAACTAAGGCTTTATTTAAATATGGACCTGCAATAAATACTATTCCAAATAATACCCAGAACAATGAACTTCCAATTCTTTTAGGATTTTTCCTATCTGTATATGAATAAATCCCACCAATAATTAAAACTATTCCACAAATTATATACATTATTTCAAGAATAACATTTGCAATATTCATTACTTACCACCTCTTGATCTTCTAATTCTCATATCAAAAAGATAGTTTCTTATTATACTTATTACAATACTTAACACTGCCATGATAAGACTAGCTTTAGAAACAGCATATGGTTCTACATTTTCTACTCCTAATTCTTTCATTGTTCCTACGATTAAAAGAACTCCAGCAGAAGCCACAAATCCATTTTGTCCGAAAAAGTTTCCATAATTTTCTACAGAGTTTGCAAATCCTTTGATCTCCTCATCTATCTTTTCTGTAACTTTTCCCTCTTTTTCAGCAGCTCCTTTTGCCATAGGATAGATAAGAGGACGGATAAATTGCACATGTCCACCTACTCTTAATGAAAATATTGCAGCTATAGTTCTTATAACATCATACACACTTAAAACCTTTCCACAAGTTGCCCCTTTTAATTTTGAAATACATATTGCTGCACGTTCTCTTAGTCCATTTCTTTCAAGAACTCCTACTACTGCCAAAGTTAAAAGCAGCAAAGTCATATAACGAGTATTTACAAAGGCATCTCCTAATACAGAAAGCACTTTTAATAGTGCTGCACCAATACCTACTCCACTTAAAATTCCTGAAACTAAACCAGTAGCTATTCCTGCAACAATTACTACTGCTATTGTATCAAGCTTTAAAGTAAAACCAATTAAAATTATAAGTACACCG from Fusobacterium hominis includes the following:
- a CDS encoding DUF979 domain-containing protein is translated as MNIANVILEIMYIICGIVLIIGGIYSYTDRKNPKRIGSSLFWVLFGIVFIAGPYLNKALVGGILVFMGILTVTKSVAVGSLSNSSEEKREKRAKKIGNKLFIPALSIGVVAFAVAQFTSLGGLVGLGFGSLVAVILTFIVTKEEPSYFLYDSSRILHQMGPTVILPQLLGALGAVFSAAGVGEVIAGFMGGIIPADSRLMGVVGYCVAMAIFTMIMGNAFAAFAVITAGIGVPFVIKLGGNPALVGALGLTAGYCGTLMTPMAANFNIVPASLLEMKNRNGVIFTQFPVAILMLIAHIIVMYMFAF
- a CDS encoding DUF969 domain-containing protein, with the protein product MVKLIGVLIILIGFTLKLDTIAVVIVAGIATGLVSGILSGVGIGAALLKVLSVLGDAFVNTRYMTLLLLTLAVVGVLERNGLRERAAICISKLKGATCGKVLSVYDVIRTIAAIFSLRVGGHVQFIRPLIYPMAKGAAEKEGKVTEKIDEEIKGFANSVENYGNFFGQNGFVASAGVLLIVGTMKELGVENVEPYAVSKASLIMAVLSIVISIIRNYLFDMRIRRSRGGK